In Panthera leo isolate Ple1 chromosome B3, P.leo_Ple1_pat1.1, whole genome shotgun sequence, a single genomic region encodes these proteins:
- the LOC122223227 gene encoding disintegrin and metalloproteinase domain-containing protein 21-like: MSLSRGMRLAEDQVTLRAPLLLFALWALLAPVQGSQGRPSWRYISSEVVIPKKELHHGKGVQMPGWLSYSLHFGGKSHVIHMRHKKLFWSRQLLMMTQDDQGALQMDYPFIPPDCYYLGYLEEIPLSMVTMDTCYGGLEGIMKLDDLAYEIRPLSHSQRFEHVVSQIVADTNATGPTYNLGYKEVRNPLFSQANISAAPRISSKLYSSHRGILKGLVLGSKTMYSVFNNVSKCARFLIRLVSLTDSMLQGIDVRHYI, translated from the coding sequence ATGTCCCTGAGCAGGGGCATGAGGCTGGCAGAGGACCAGGTCACCCTGAGGGCACCCCTCTTGCTGTTTGCGCTCTGGGCATTGCTGGCTCCTGTCCAAGGTTCTCAAGGTCGTCCCTCATGGCGCTACATCTCTTCTGAGGTGGTAATTCCCAAGAAGGAGTTGCACCACGGCAAGGGCGTTcagatgcctggctggctgtccTATAGCCTGCATTTTGGGGGCAAGAGCCATGTTATCCACATGAGGCACAAGAAACTCTTTTGGTCCAGACAGTTGCTGATGATGACTCAGGATGATCAGGGAGCCTTGCAGATGGACTACCCCTTCATCCCTCCAGACTGTTACTACCTCGGCTACCTGGAGGAGATTCCTCTTTCCATGGTCACCATGGACACGTGCTATGGGGGCCTTGAAGGTATCATGAAGTTGGATGACCTTGCCTATGAAATCAGACCCCTCAGCCATTCCCAACGGTTTGAACACGTTGTTTCTCAGATAGTGGCAGACACCAATGCAACGGGACCTACTTATAACCTGGGATATAAGGAGGTTAGGAACCCCCTGTTCTCTCAAGCAAATATCAGTGCAGCCCCCAGGATCTCTAGTAAGTTGTATTCATCCCATCGTGGGATTTTGAAAGGACTTGTTCTCGGTTCCAAAACAATGTATAGTGTGTTCAACAACGTGTCAAAATGTGCCCGATTCCTCATAAGGCTTGTTAGTTTGACTGACTCAATGCTTCAAGGGATTGATGTAAGGCACTATATTTGA